The Bartonella krasnovii sequence TGAGTTTAGAAAGCAGGGAAAGCCTGTAAATCCAACTCCTTGGTGGCAGACTGAAAAAATGAGAAGGAGCCAAAATGATTCGTAAAGTTATTCTTTTGGTCGCTGGGGTATTGCTCGGCGCCTGTTCAATGATTATGGTGCAGTCTGTTGCTGCGAATAATGAAGATAACGCATATAAAAAATTGGCCATATTTGGCGATGTTTTTGAGCGCGTGCGTAAGCAATACGTCACGGTTCCAGATGATAAAAAGCTTATTGAAAATGCTATCAATGGTATGCTCACATCACTAGATCCCCATTCATCTTATTTGAATGCTGAAGAAGCTAAAGATATGCGGGATTCTACGAAAGGAGAATTCGGAGGTCTTGGTATTGAAGTCACTATGGAAAAAAACTTAATTAAAGTTGTTTCTCCGATGGATGATACACCCGCTTCAAAAGCAGGTATTCTAGCAGGAGATTTGATTTCAAAAATTGACGATGTACAAACAAATGGTCAAACATTGAATGAAGCTGTTAATAAGATGCGAGGGGCTCCTGGAACGCCAATTACCTTGACAATTATTCGTTCTGGCGTTGATAAGCCATTTGAAGTTAAGATTATTCGTGATATTATCAAGGTAAAAGCGGTGAAATATCGCGTTGAGAGTGATATTGGATATTTAAGAGTCATCCAGTTTTCTGAGCAGACATTGGGTAATCTTCTGGCAGCTATTAAAGATATTCAATCTAAAATTCCTGAAGATAAACTAAAAGGTTACGTCCTTGATTTGCGGCTTAATCCTGGTGGACTTTTAGATCAGGCTGTTAATGTTGCGAGTGCTTTTCTCAATAAAGGTGAGATTGTGTCGACTCGTGGACGCAAAAAGAGTGATGTAACAAGATTTGATGCCAAGCCTGGAGATGTTACCAATGGAAAACCACTCATTGTGCTTATTAATGGTGGTTCGGCAAGTGCTTCCGAAATTGTTGCGGGTGCCCTACAAGATCATCGTCGTGCAACAGTTTTAGGGACGCAGTCTTTTGGTAAAGGATCTGTTCAAACGATTATTCCTTTGGGTGAAAATGGCGCTTTACGCTTAACAACAGCACTTTATTACACGCCATCTGGTACTTCTATTCAAGGAACAGGAATTACACCTGATATTATTGTAGAGCAGCCACTTCCTGAAAAATATAAGGGTTATGATGTAAAAGTTGGTGAGTCTGCCTTAAAAGGGCATATCAAGGGAAAACGAGAAAGCAATAAAGGATCTGGTTCAGCTGCTTTTGTTCCAAAGGACCCTAAGGATGATATTCAATTGAATGAGGCTTATAAACTGTTGCGGGGTGAGATGGCAAATGCGGCATTTCCACCAGACCCCAATAAGGATATATTAAAGTGAGAAATGATATCGATAGCTTGCGCGCTTTTGAGGAATATAAATGGATGCAGATGTTAACTTGAAGAGTCTTCCTTATCG is a genomic window containing:
- a CDS encoding S41 family peptidase, whose translation is MIRKVILLVAGVLLGACSMIMVQSVAANNEDNAYKKLAIFGDVFERVRKQYVTVPDDKKLIENAINGMLTSLDPHSSYLNAEEAKDMRDSTKGEFGGLGIEVTMEKNLIKVVSPMDDTPASKAGILAGDLISKIDDVQTNGQTLNEAVNKMRGAPGTPITLTIIRSGVDKPFEVKIIRDIIKVKAVKYRVESDIGYLRVIQFSEQTLGNLLAAIKDIQSKIPEDKLKGYVLDLRLNPGGLLDQAVNVASAFLNKGEIVSTRGRKKSDVTRFDAKPGDVTNGKPLIVLINGGSASASEIVAGALQDHRRATVLGTQSFGKGSVQTIIPLGENGALRLTTALYYTPSGTSIQGTGITPDIIVEQPLPEKYKGYDVKVGESALKGHIKGKRESNKGSGSAAFVPKDPKDDIQLNEAYKLLRGEMANAAFPPDPNKDILK